ACCTGGGCGAGCGCCACCCCGAGCAGCCCGAAGACACCGATCGAGGCGATGTTGCGGCGCAGCACCGCCCACCGGCCCCGCAGCACCAGCAGAGCCGGCCCGGCCAGCACCAGAGCCGCGATGCCGACCCGGGCGACGACGACCGCCTCGGCGGACCAGCCATCATTGATCAACGAACGGGCGAAGGTGCCCGAGGTGGCGAACGTGACCGCGGAGAGCAGGGCCAGGGCGAGCCCGGCCCCCGCGACGGGGGAATGACGCATCGACTCTCCTTGGCACGGTCGCCCGCCATGGGCAAACTAGGCTTACACCGATGACGCTAAAGCGGGGCCACGACAGGAGTCAAGTTGCTTTTCGCCCATGACACCGAATGTTCGCTCACCGCCGCCGCCGCGCTGGTCAACACCGACGGGCGGGACGGCGACAAGCTGCCCGACGTCGCCGCGCTGGACGCGTTCTACGTCACCCACTCCTACAGCGGCCGGCACGAGCACAGCGAGGCCGAGCTCCGCGCGGTACGCGCCCTGCGCCCCCGGCTGCGACGATTCTGGTCCGCCGACATCGACGAGATCGTCGAGATCGTCAACGGGCTGCTCCGCGAGCATCGCGCGCTGCCGCAGCTCATCACGCACGACGACGAGCCGTACCATCTGCACGCCGTCCCCCGCGACGCCCCACTGGCCACCCGGATGGCGGTCGAGGCGGCGATGGCGATCGCCGACGTGGTCCGGGGCGGCGAGCTGCGCCGACTGCGGACCTGCGACCACCCCGCCTGCGACAACGTACTGGTCGACCTCTCGAAGAACCGGTCCCGCCGGTTCTGCGAGGCGGGTTGCGGCAACCGGGCCGCCGTCAGCGCCTACCGCGCCCGCAAGGCCGCCGCCCGCACCTGACCTGCCCGTCGCCCCGTCCTGCCCACCGCGCCAAGCTGCCCGTCGCCCCGTCCTGCTGAGCTCGGAGTCAAGGTCTAGCCACCAAGGCCACGCTCAGGGTCGAGGTCCTGCCCCAAGGCCACGCGGGGTCGGTGTCTCCGCCAAGGTCACGCTCGATCCAGGATCGAGTGGCATCGGCCGTCCGCGATGACCACTCGATCCTGGATCGAGCATGTTCATGGCGTCCCGAGGCACACGGAGCCGACGGGACAGCATGCCTCGCCCTCCGCCCGCTCCCCCGGCCGGGCGGTCCCACTGCCGGGGGCGATGGCATATCCGACTCAGCTCGACAGGACACCCGTGCCGTGTCCTGGCCCGCCCGCGCGACCTGGCTCCGCAGCATCCGCCGCAATCAGCGGCCCGCCGCACCCCCGCAGAACCGTCCCTCGCGGGGCCTCAGGGGTGGGTCATCCGGAGCAGGTCGAGCGCCTCGTCCAACTGGGTTTCGCTGAGTTTGCCGGACTCGACGTGGCCACGAGAGACCACCACCTCCCGGATGGAGACCTGCTTCTCCAGCGCCTCCTTGGCGATCGAGGCGGCCTCGTCGTACCCGAGGTGGCGGTTGAGCGGGGTGACGATCGACGGCGAGCCCTCGGCGTACGACAGACAGACCTCGGCGTCCGCGACCAGGCCGACCACGCAGCGGTCGGCGAGCAGGCGGCTCGACGCGGCGATCAACCGGATCGACTCCAGGAGGTTGCGGCCCATCACCGGCAGCATGACGTTCAGTTCGAAGTCGCCCTGCGAGCCGGCGAAGGCCACCGTGGCGTCGTTACCGATCACCTGCGCGCAGACCTGCCGGACCGCCTCACAGACCACCGGGTTGACCTTGCCCGGCATGATCGACGAGCCCGGCTGGAGGTCGGGGATGCGCAGTTCGCGCAGGCCGGCGCGCGGACCGGAGCCCATCCAGCGGATGTCGTTGGCGATCTTGTAAAGCCCCACCGCGACGGTCCGCAACTGGCCCGAGGTCTCCACCAGGGCGTCGCGGGCGCCCTGCGCCTCGAAGTGGTTCCGCGCCTCGCTCAGCGGCAGCCCGGTCGAGTCACGCAGCTTGTCGATCACGCGGGCGGCGAACCCGAGCGGCGTGTTGATGCCGGTGCCCACCGCCGTACCACCCAGCGGCAGCTCGGCCAGCCGGGGCAGCACGCCCTCCACCCGCTCCAGGCCGTAGCGGATCTGGGCGGCGTACCCGCCGAACTCCTGCCCGAGGGTCACCGGCGTGGCGTCCATCAGGTGGGTACGCCCGGCCTTGACCACGGTCTCGAACTCCGACGCCTTCGCCTCCAGCGCGGCGGCCAGGTGGTCGAGTGCCGGTAGCAGGTCCCGTACGACGGCCTCGGTGGCCGCCAGGTGGATCGAGGAGGGGAAGACGTCGTTGCTGGACTGCGAGGCGTTGACGTCGTCGTTGGGATGGACGGCGTTGCCCAGTTCCCGCCCGGCCAGCGTGGCGATCACCTCGTTGGTGTTCATGTTGGACGACGTGCCGGAGCCGGTCTGGAACACGTCGACCGGGAACTGGTCGTCGTACCCGCCGTCGGCCACGTGCGCGGCGGCTGCGGCGATCGCGGCGGCCACGTTCGCGTCGATCACGCCCAGATCCCCGTTGACCTCGGCCGCCGCGCCCTTGATCTGCGCGAGTGCCCGGATCTGCGCCGGCTCGATCCCCCGGCCCGAGATCGGGAAGTTCTGCACCGCCCGCTGCGTCTGGGCCCGCCAGAGCGCCTCGGCGGGCACCTCCACCTCGCCCATCGAGTCGCGTTCGATCCGGTAGCCCGTCGTCTCTGGAGTCGTCACGCGTTCCATCCTGCCCCGCCGGGCGGGGACGTGCAGATGATCGCCCCAGCCGCTCGACCTGAGATCGAACAGCAACCGGCCGGGAGGCACCGTTCCACCCGAAAGTGCGGCGCGGCCAAGACAACGATTCTTTTAAGATCTTCGAGGTCTGCCACTCTCATCGAAGGGTTCACGCCTTGCAGGACAACGGGGGCAACACCGGCGTGCGTGCCGCGCGCCGACGGCGTACACCGCGTCGATTCCTCATCACGGGCGCGGTCGCCCTGCTGACCGTACCGGTCGCCGTGCTCGTCACCAGCGCGCCGGCGACCGCCGGGGTGACCAGGTTCGAACGCCCGACGAGCATCAGTCACACCGACCTCAAGCAGCCATCCGTCGCATTTCCGGTGGGCACCACCGACAAGGTGCCGGTCGGCACCTGGACGTCCGACGGAGGCAAGCACACCTCGCGGGCGTACTTCACCTTCGATCTCACGCGCTATCAGGGCAAGGAGATCATCAACGCGTACGGAGTCGTCGGCGAATCGTCGGTGACCGACTGCGGCCAGCCTCGCAAGATCGAGATCTGGCGTACCGACACGCCGTCGACGCCGCCCACCTGGCAGACCGCGCCGCAGGTGCACGAGCGGGGTGGTGACGTCTACAACTCCCCCGCCTGCCCGGCCAGTCGCCTCGAACTCGATCTCACCGAGACGCTGCGCCAGGCACTAGCCGGCGGTCAGGACAGCCTCACCCTGATGGCTCGGATCGCCGGGAACCACGAGAAGAACAAGCGCCTCAGCCGGTGGATCACGCCGCTGGGCATCTCGATCGAGGCCAACGCCGCACCCGACGTGCCCAGCGCGCGGATGGTCGCTGGCCTGGCCTGCGCGGACGGCCGCCGGATCGGCACCACCGAGCCGGTGCTCAGCGCCCAAGTCACCGACCCGGACGCGGTAGACGGGTTCGCCGGAGATCCGGTGACCGCGACCTTCGCCTGGTGGCCCGTCGATCGGCCCACCGAGCGCACCGAGTGGACGTCCTACCGCATCTCCGCGCCGAGCCGCTTCTTCTACACGGTGCCGGCGGGTGGGATGGTCAACGGCGGCACGTACGCCTTCTCGGTGCGCGCCGCCGACCAGCACGCCAGTTCCGACTGGTCGCCGGAGTGCCGGTTCACCGTCGACACGGTACGCCCACCGGCCCCCACGGTCGCCTCCACCGACTACCCGTCCGGCTGGGGCCAGCCAGGTCACGGCGGTCCGGGTATCCCCGGCACCTTCCACTTCTCCGCGCCAGGCGCGGACGACATCGCCGGCTTCTACTACGGCGAGAGCAGTCCGATCCACTATGTGGCCGCCGACGGGTCGGGGACGGCCACCATCAGCCACACGCCGACGCACAGCCGCTTCAACCAGCTGTACGTGCAGGCCGCGGACCGGACCGGCAACCGCTCGGCGCAGATGAGGTATGAGTTCACGGTGCGCGACACCGCACCTCAGGTAACCGACGGGAACCCGGACGGCGCGATCGGCGAGCCCCGCGAGCTGACGTTCACGCCCGGCATGGATGACGTAGTCGAGTACACCTACCGGCTCAACGACGGCGAGCCGGCCACCGTGCCCGCCAGCGCGAACGGCACTGCCACGGTGACGATCACCCCCCGCAAGTCCGGCATGAACCGGGTCACCGTGACCAGTCGGACCTCCGGTGGACTTCCCAGCGGCGAGGCGCGGTTGGAGTTCTATCTAGCGACTGAGCCCACCGTCTCGTCCGAGCAGTACCCCATCGGCGGCGGCGAGGGCGCCTTCGTCGGCACCGCCGGCACGTTCGTCTTCCGCCCTGGCATGCCCGGCGTGACCGAGTACGTCTGGTCGGTGGCCGGCGGGCCGGAACGGACGGTCATGGCCGAGGCGGACGGCACGGCGAGCGTGACCTTCACCTCCACCTTCGGCGGGTTCCACTGGATGGAGGTCTACAGTCGGACCGCCGACGGCACCGTCTCCGGGACCGCCTCGGCGTACTTCCAGGCGACCTCGTGGGCACCGACGATCGAGTCGGCGGACTATCCCGAATACCAGGCGAGCGGCGGGCCGGGGGTCACCGGTGAGTTCACCTTCCGCCCGGCCCGTGAAGGGGTGACCGGTTACGTCTACACCTTCGAGGGCGAGGAGGAGCGGACGGTCACGGCGGGCGCCGACGGAGTGGCCAAGGTCGACTGGACGCCGCAGTCCTACCCCACCGATCGTTCCGGCTGGGTGCGGCTGACCGTACGCGCCACGTCGGGATCGCTGGTCTCGGACCAGGTCGAGTACGCCTTCGCCCTCAACTCGTTGACGCCGACGGTCACCAGCGCGGACTATCCGCCCACCGGCGGCGGTGCCCCGAACGTTCCAGGTCAGTTCACGCTGACCGCGCAGATGCCGGGCAGCACCGAGTTCGTCTACCGGTACAACGGGGAGGAGCGGACGGTCGCTGCGGGAGCCGACGGCACGGCCACGATCACGCTGACCCCGCAGTACGACGGCGGCAACTACCTGTTCGTGTCGAGCAGGACCGCGTCGGGCATCACGTCCGGCGAGGACTACTACTACTTCTACGTGCGCAGCCAGAGCTGACCTCCGCAACGACAGGGGCGCCGGGCTTCCGCCCGGCGCCCCTCGTCATGTCGGGTGTACTCAGCGGCGACCGATGCTGAGGACCGGCTTGGTCACCTCGGCGAAGAAGTCGTTGCCCTTGTCGTCGACCACGATGAAGGCCGGGAAGTCCTCCACCTCGATCTTCCAGACCGCCTCCATGCCGAGTTCCGCGTACTCCAGAACCTCGACGTGCTTGATGCAGTCCTGCGCGAGCCGGGCCGCCGGCCCGCCGATCGAGCCGAGGTAGAAGCCGCCGTGCTGCTCGCAGGAGCGGGTCACCTGGTTCGACCGGTTGCCCTTCGCGAGCATCACCATCGAGCCGCCGGCAGCCTGGAACTTCTCCACGTACGCGTCCATCCGCCCGGCCGTGGTCGGGCCGAACGAACCGGAGGCGTACCCCTCCGGGGTCTTCGCCGGACCGGCGTAGTAGACGGCGTGGTCGCGGAGGTACTGCGGCATCGACTCGCCCGCGTCCAGCCGCTCGGCGATCTTCGAGTGCGCGATGTCACGGGCCACCACCAGCGGGCCGGTCAACGACAGACGCGTCTTCACCGGGTACTTCGACAGCTCGGCGCGGATCTCGTCCATCGGGCGGTTCAGGTCGACTCGGACCACCTCGGTGGCGTCCAACTGCCCCTCGGTGACATCGGGCAGGTAGCGGGCCGGGTCGGTTTCGAGTCGCTCCAGCCAGACACCCGACGGGGTGATCTTCGCAACCGCCTGACGGTCGGCCGAGCAGGACACCGCGATCGCCACCGGGCAGGACGCCCCGTGCCGGGGCAGCCGCACCACCCGCACGTCGTGGCAGAAGTACCGCCCACCGAACTGCGCGCCGATGCCGAAGTTGCGGGTCAGCTCCAGCACCTCGGCCTCCAGCTCCAGGTCCCGGAAGCCGTGCGCGGACATCGAACCGGAGGTGGGCAACGCGTCGAGGTACTTGGCGCTGGCGTACTTGGCGGTCTTCAGGGCGTACTCGGCGCTGGTGCCGCCGATCACCACGGCCAGGTGGTACGGCGGACAGGCCGAGGTGCCGATCAGCCGCAGCTTCTCGTCCAGGAACTGCATCATCCGCGTGGGGTTCAGCAGCGCCTTGGTCTCCTGGTAGAGATACGACTTGTTGGCCGAACCGCCCCCCTTGGCCATGAACAGGAACTTGTACGCGTCCGGGTGCCCATCCGGGTCCTCCGCGTACAGATCCACCTGGGCCGGGAGGTTGCTGCCGGTGTTGCGCTCCTCCCACATGGTGAGCGGGGCGAGCTGGGAGTAGCGCAGGTTCAACCTCGTGTACGCCTGCCACACACCCCGCGAGATCGCCTCGGCGTCGCTGCCGTCGGTGAGTACGTGCCGACCACGCTTGCCCATCACGATCGCGGTGCCGGTGTCCTGGCACATCGGCAGCACCCCGCCGGCCGCGATGTTGGCGTTGCGCAGCAGGTCGAGCGCCACGAACCGATCGTTCGGCGAGGCCTGTGGGTCGTCGACGATCGACCGCAGCTGGGCCAGGTGCGCCGGACGCAGGAAGTGCGCGATGTCGTGCATCGCCTCGGCGGTCAACGCGGTCAGCGCCGCCGGGTCCACGGTGAGGAAACGCCGACCACCGGGCCCGTTGACGACATCGACGCCCTCGTCGGTGATCAGGCGGTACTCCGTCTGGTCGGGACCGGTCGGCAGCAGGGGGGCGTACGAGAAGTCCACGGCACTGCTCATGACCGCACTCCGCTTCGCTCCGCGCCGCCATGAGGCACCGCCGCACTGCGCTGATTATTCGCTCGCTGGCGCTCGCTCATGACGACACTCCGCTCCGCTGCGTGCCGCCATGAGGCCATCACCGCACCGAATTGATGATTCGCTCGCTGGCGCTCGCTCATGACCGCAAAGCCTAGGGCAGACAGGTCGGTCGGTCCCACCCGCCGGGTGAGGTGGTGGGGCGTTGCACTCGGCCGCCCCGCCGACCGGCTCACTTGCCGGAATCGGGAGCCGTGCAGAGTTCGTTCTTGGGGCCGCAGCTTTCCTGGGGCTGCGGCACCTGCCCGGTACCGGCGGGACCCGGTACTCCCCCGTTACCGTCGCGTGCCGGGTCGCCCGTGGCGCCGAAGCGGACGTACCCGATCTCGCGGCCCTCGCCGATCACCATGCCGGCGGGGCCGACCGCGAGGGCGTTGGCGGAGGTCCGCAGCACGACCAGTTCCCGGCCGGTACGCGGATCGAGCGCCACCAGCCGGTTCGGTTTCTCGTCGGTGAGCACGGTCGCGTACGGGGTCAGCGCGGCGCCCGTCTTCTCCCCGGTGGGCCGGTTCCACCTGGTCCGGTCGGTGCCGAGTTCCCGGCCGGAGACGGTGTCCCCGTCGGCGGTCCGCACCACGGCGTACCGGTCGTCGACTGCCAGTACCCGCTCCCCCTCGGCGGCCACCAGCAGCAGCCGCCCGTCGTAGCCGTCGAGGACCGTCTCCCGGCCGTCGGGCGCTACTCCGATCAGCACGTTGCGGGCACCGTACGGGTCCTCCCGCTGCACGCAGCCCGCGCTGTCGGCGGTCCGCAGGTTGATCCCGGACCGCCGCCACGCCTCCTGGCCGGTGGCCGGGTCGCGGCCGGTGATGGCGAAGTAGCAGTTGCCGTCCTGCGAGCGGGCGGCGATGTGCAGCAGGCGCCCGCCGATCACGGCCAGCCGCTCGTCCCGGCCGGGCTCGACGTTCTGGAGTACCCGGCCGGTGGCGGTGTCGACCACGTGCACCCGGCCGTCGACCGGGAACCCGAGCAGCGGCGGCACCGACTCCGGGCCGGCCACCTCCTCGTGGATGCGGTTCGTGCCGAGGCGGCGGGTGTCCAGCAGGTTCGGGTTGTCGGCGAGCAGGCCGCTGCTGACCCCGGGCAGGAACGCGGTCCAGATCGGGGCGGTGCCGCGCGGGTCCCAGGCGCTCAGCGTGCAGTCGGTGGCCTCCACGCAGCGCGCGTCGAGCAGCAGGTTCCGGTACGTCCAGACGGCCACCGCGTCGTCGTCGCGTCGTCGCGTCACGCCGGTGCTCGGGTCGAGGACCTCGTACCCCTTGACCAGCAACTTGCCCACGGCGACGACGGACTCCGGGCCGACGCCGGCCACCGCGCTCCAGTCGGCCTTGCGTTCCCAGAGCTGGGAGCCGGTGGCCAGGCTGCGGGCCTCGACGCGGGTGCGCTGCTCGACGATCACCGCCTCACCGGCGATCGTGACGCTGCGCGGGGTGCCGCCGATGCGCTGCTGCCACTGCACATCAGGGGAGGAGATGGGCTGTCGCCGGTTCACCCAGTCCCACATGGTCGGGAAGGGGTTCCAGACGCCGGTCGCGGCGAGCGCCACCACCGTGGCGAGGCCGAGCAGCAGCCAGCCACGTACGCCGAGCCCGCTGCCCTTCGCCACCGGATCACGGTAGCCACCCGCGCCCCCAACCGCCCGCACCACCCCGCGTGTCGTGAAAGGAAGGGACCCTTGCTAACGCCTCCGGTGGTAAAAGGGTCCCTTCCTAACCGCACACCGCAACCGCACACCGCAACCGCACACCGCAACCGCACACCGCAACCGCACACCGCGACGGCGCACGGCGGCAGCACACGGCGACCGAACGCCGCGACCTCATGCGGCGGCACCTCCCGCGCCGACCGAACGCGGGCGGCCGGTCGGGGCGAGCACCGGCCACAGGATCAGCGTCGCCGTGGCCGACGCCGCGCCGGCCAACGCCATCACGAGGCCCGGCGCGAGCACCTCGCTGAGCGCGCCCGCACCCGCCGCAGCCAGCCCCTGCATCGCCATCATGCCGGTGCTCACCAGCCCGAACGCCTGCCCACGCCGGCCTTCGGGCACCGCGGCGAGGAACCGTCGGGCCAACCCGAGCTGGTAGGCGAAGCCTGCGGTCGCCACCGCGAACAGGGCTGCCGCCGGCACCAGCGACGGCCGGGCCACGAACGCGAGCATCGGTACGCCGAGCAGCAGCGCGAGCCAGGGCGTCCACCGTTCCCGCCGGGCCGGCGCGACGAACCGCCCCACCAGCAGGTCACCGACGAGCATGCCGCCCGCCCCGGCCATCAGCAGTACGCCCGCGCTGGCGCCCGGCCCGAGGTCGGCCGCGTACGGCACGGCCACCCCCTCCGCGCCCACCAGCAGCGAGCCGGGCAGCCACTGGGCGAGCAGCAGTCCCCGGATCCGCCGGTCGGCGAGCAGGCTCCGGTTGACCCGCAGGGTCTCGCGTACCGCCCCGCGCGCCGGCTTGTCGGTCGCCATCGGGGCGTAGTGGATGCGGGCCGGGCGTCGGGT
Above is a window of Verrucosispora sp. NA02020 DNA encoding:
- a CDS encoding CGNR zinc finger domain-containing protein, yielding MLFAHDTECSLTAAAALVNTDGRDGDKLPDVAALDAFYVTHSYSGRHEHSEAELRAVRALRPRLRRFWSADIDEIVEIVNGLLREHRALPQLITHDDEPYHLHAVPRDAPLATRMAVEAAMAIADVVRGGELRRLRTCDHPACDNVLVDLSKNRSRRFCEAGCGNRAAVSAYRARKAAART
- a CDS encoding class II fumarate hydratase, producing MERVTTPETTGYRIERDSMGEVEVPAEALWRAQTQRAVQNFPISGRGIEPAQIRALAQIKGAAAEVNGDLGVIDANVAAAIAAAAAHVADGGYDDQFPVDVFQTGSGTSSNMNTNEVIATLAGRELGNAVHPNDDVNASQSSNDVFPSSIHLAATEAVVRDLLPALDHLAAALEAKASEFETVVKAGRTHLMDATPVTLGQEFGGYAAQIRYGLERVEGVLPRLAELPLGGTAVGTGINTPLGFAARVIDKLRDSTGLPLSEARNHFEAQGARDALVETSGQLRTVAVGLYKIANDIRWMGSGPRAGLRELRIPDLQPGSSIMPGKVNPVVCEAVRQVCAQVIGNDATVAFAGSQGDFELNVMLPVMGRNLLESIRLIAASSRLLADRCVVGLVADAEVCLSYAEGSPSIVTPLNRHLGYDEAASIAKEALEKQVSIREVVVSRGHVESGKLSETQLDEALDLLRMTHP
- a CDS encoding fumarate hydratase → MSSAVDFSYAPLLPTGPDQTEYRLITDEGVDVVNGPGGRRFLTVDPAALTALTAEAMHDIAHFLRPAHLAQLRSIVDDPQASPNDRFVALDLLRNANIAAGGVLPMCQDTGTAIVMGKRGRHVLTDGSDAEAISRGVWQAYTRLNLRYSQLAPLTMWEERNTGSNLPAQVDLYAEDPDGHPDAYKFLFMAKGGGSANKSYLYQETKALLNPTRMMQFLDEKLRLIGTSACPPYHLAVVIGGTSAEYALKTAKYASAKYLDALPTSGSMSAHGFRDLELEAEVLELTRNFGIGAQFGGRYFCHDVRVVRLPRHGASCPVAIAVSCSADRQAVAKITPSGVWLERLETDPARYLPDVTEGQLDATEVVRVDLNRPMDEIRAELSKYPVKTRLSLTGPLVVARDIAHSKIAERLDAGESMPQYLRDHAVYYAGPAKTPEGYASGSFGPTTAGRMDAYVEKFQAAGGSMVMLAKGNRSNQVTRSCEQHGGFYLGSIGGPAARLAQDCIKHVEVLEYAELGMEAVWKIEVEDFPAFIVVDDKGNDFFAEVTKPVLSIGRR
- a CDS encoding PQQ-binding-like beta-propeller repeat protein; translation: MAKGSGLGVRGWLLLGLATVVALAATGVWNPFPTMWDWVNRRQPISSPDVQWQQRIGGTPRSVTIAGEAVIVEQRTRVEARSLATGSQLWERKADWSAVAGVGPESVVAVGKLLVKGYEVLDPSTGVTRRRDDDAVAVWTYRNLLLDARCVEATDCTLSAWDPRGTAPIWTAFLPGVSSGLLADNPNLLDTRRLGTNRIHEEVAGPESVPPLLGFPVDGRVHVVDTATGRVLQNVEPGRDERLAVIGGRLLHIAARSQDGNCYFAITGRDPATGQEAWRRSGINLRTADSAGCVQREDPYGARNVLIGVAPDGRETVLDGYDGRLLLVAAEGERVLAVDDRYAVVRTADGDTVSGRELGTDRTRWNRPTGEKTGAALTPYATVLTDEKPNRLVALDPRTGRELVVLRTSANALAVGPAGMVIGEGREIGYVRFGATGDPARDGNGGVPGPAGTGQVPQPQESCGPKNELCTAPDSGK
- a CDS encoding MFS transporter gives rise to the protein MNSTSTTAAQRAAERPATFRDVFAVSEFRVIFASFSVFMIGETVKMLALSVLVYERTGSGLLAALAYVTGFLPHALGGVFLLALADRWPARAMMVGYDLLRMVMVAVLAVGALSPSAMLGLVAVVALFGPVSNAARTALLPEVLHGDAYVLGRSLLSVASGGTQVAGFAVGGLLLGLVGPYGALWLTAVTCGLSALLVRIGLTRRPARIHYAPMATDKPARGAVRETLRVNRSLLADRRIRGLLLAQWLPGSLLVGAEGVAVPYAADLGPGASAGVLLMAGAGGMLVGDLLVGRFVAPARRERWTPWLALLLGVPMLAFVARPSLVPAAALFAVATAGFAYQLGLARRFLAAVPEGRRGQAFGLVSTGMMAMQGLAAAGAGALSEVLAPGLVMALAGAASATATLILWPVLAPTGRPRSVGAGGAAA